AAGTAGTTGTCGAGTAGCCGCGACGACAATTGCATGAGCGAACGATAAAGCACACTGCGAGACTTGGGGAAATATGGTGGCGTAGCGTGATTTTGTGGCCGACCTCCCCCAGATCCCGCGCAGCCTCACCGATCCGGTTCCGGTGTTGGCGATCGGCATACTCGGCTGGATCGTCGCGCTGGTCGTGTTCACCGCCACCGGCGACCGCACCGGCGATGCGCTCGCCACGTGCTGGTCCGGCATCGCGGTCGGTGCCGTAGGGTTCGGAATCTTCCTGATGCAGAGAGCCGCGTCACGTCGTGGGAGCAAAACCGCCCAGCGCGGCCTCGATTGAGACCAGCATCACGTTAGCCCGATCACCACACCGCCCCTGACGTGGGCAAACTAACCCCTCAGCCGGTTGAGTAACACAAAGTTAACGTGGA
The nucleotide sequence above comes from Rhodococcoides fascians A25f. Encoded proteins:
- a CDS encoding DUF2530 domain-containing protein, whose product is MADLPQIPRSLTDPVPVLAIGILGWIVALVVFTATGDRTGDALATCWSGIAVGAVGFGIFLMQRAASRRGSKTAQRGLD